The DNA region TTCTATTGAAATTTCAGACCCTTCAATGAATTCTTCACAAAGCGCATAATCAAACTCTTTAAAGTAATCTTCAACGTCTTCCATTGACATTGCAACTTTAATGTCTTTTCCACCCTGACCCTGACCCTGCTTTAAGACCACAGGAAATTCCAAGGTCAATTCATCGGGACTGTTTAAAATTTGATAATTTGGAGTCACAACACCAATTTCATTGTAAAACTCTTTAGTTTTAATTTTATCAGATGTTAGTTCTACTGCCCTTACATCTGCGGCTATTACAGGAATCCCATGTTCTTTCTCAACTTCCTCTTTCATATATGCAACATCAATTAACGGAGGGTCAATACCTATCAGAGGCACAATTGCATCAACATTCTGCATCAATGCAACCTGTTTTGGACCATCCATTCCACGAGGAACAATAAATACCTGATCAGGTAAATCCAGATTAATAGCTTCCTCATTAGATTCAGTTAGAACACTTTCTATGCCTTTCTCTTTGACATACCAGTCAATATCATCATATAATCTTGAGCCAATAAATAAAATTTTCATAATATAATTCCTTTTAACGTATTTATAAATTCATTAGCAGCATTTTCAACATTTTGTGTTGGTTTATCTGCATAATCCATTGATTTCGGTTCAATTCCAACAAAAATAATACTAATTTCAGTATCCTTTTCCAAGTATCTTACAAAAAATGATAAGGACATTGAATGAGTTGAAATTCCGATATCTGCAAAATCCTTTTTATTAACAATCTTCATATCACCAGGTTTGCCATCCATCAAACATGCATCAACGATGATTAAATGAGAAGGATTTTCCTTTCTGATTTTGCCTGTAAAATTTTCAGGGACTGTTTTTGCATCAATAAAGAGCAGTTTTTCATTGTCTTCAATGTTTTCATCTTTCAATTTTTTAATTATATAAGGACCTACGCCATCATCACATTTAAGCTCATTACCTACTCCCAATATGATTAATTTTTCAAAATCATCTAAGAAAGTTTTTAATTGAGATTCAAAAGACAATCATTTCACCTCTTTATTAATTCAGTTTGAATACTCTCAATCCCATTTCCCATAATATATTTTAGTTTTACATTAATAAAGTCATTTGCTTTTACAGAAGCTTCTTCCAACGGGATTAGCAAAGGTGGATTTAACATTGGTGTAGGACCACATATCAAATTATCGTTAAGTTTTGTGAATGTGGTTATTTTTACTCCATTGACTCTTCCATCCTTTTTAACTTCAAAACAGATTTCTGATTCAAAATTAGGATTTATATCCTCTAAAAAATCAAATTCAGAATAGATTATAGAATTAGACAACACATCATATTTTGCCTGCTCGTCCCAGTGAATATATTCCCTCTGCATATCAACAAGCTCGGCAGAGTTGATAATTCCCCGAGGAATTATTTTACCGTCCTCTTTAAGGAATTTTTTGGCATGATTTAAGACTGGAACCTCTTCCTCATCAATTAAAGCTGTGTCCATCATCTCACAAACAATTAAATCTGCTTTTCTATCCGAATCATATACCAAAACATCACTATTGACTACATGGATACTGTTAAAATCAGATAAATTTTCCTTTGCACATTCAAATGTGCTCTTTTCAATTTCAATAGCTATGATTTCTTTAAAATAACCACTTAAAAAATAAGATAAAACTCCACTACCACAGCCCAAGTCATATGCCAAATCATTTTTTCCTTCATATTCTTTAATAGCTTGTAAAAATCCAGATAACCTATCGGAATCCTTCAATAAATCAAAATGATAGGGAGTAGTTTTGAATTTCATGACAAAGCAAAAGGATTAATGATGGTGGTGAGTGTGGTCATGGCTATGACCAGGTTCATTAAAATCTTCCCCATTTGCAGTACTGGTAAGTTTTACATGTTCAACACCTTTAAGTCTCATGATTCTTTCGGTTAAATCACGAATCTCAGCAATATCCCCGTTTACAACTACAATTTCCATACAATATTTATCGGTCATATGAATGTGCATACTTGTGTTGATTTCATTTCTGAAACTGTGTTGAATTTCTGCAAGGTTTTCCATAACTCCAGTATAATGATGATCATAGATAATTGTTATAATACCAATTCTTTGACCTTCCATGGAATTCATCCATTGGTATCTTACAATATAATCTTGAAGTGCATCACGAATTCCTTTTGAACGTGACTGATAACCCCTTTCTTTTAATACTTCATCAAAATCAGCCAATAATTTTTTTGGTAAAGACATACTAATTCTCATCATAAAAAACACATCTACTTTAACATTTATTAATACCTATTATATTTTATAAAATATATAAATGTTATGATTAATTAGAAAAAAAATATTACTAACTTAATAGAAAAATCTAAAAAAATATTAATCAACTAAAAGATAGTATTCGCCATCATTTTTAGTAATATGTTTTAGAAGACCCTTATTCTGCAGGGAAAGAATGATATGATACATTCTAAAATTAGTCAACTTTAAATCCCCATACAACAAATGACCTTCTAAAGTATATTTGGAAATAAGATTCTTATCATCAGCCAACTCTTTAATAAGATTATAGGATTCTTTTTCCTTCATGTTTAATTCTAATTCTTCAACATCCTTTTTAGAATTAACAGTGTTAATTTCTTTTTCATGCTCAGATAAACTAGCTTTGTTATCTTTAAATACAACCAAATCTTTAACCTGGAGCTCCTCTAAAATCTCTACCAAATCATATTCATGAAATCCAAGCTCTTTTCTTAAAACAGAAATAGGAATACCCTCAGGATATTCAATATTGAATATTTTTATCTGGTCTAGAACAACTTCTTCTTTTTTAGTAATGGTAATCATATAATCATTGAGTCAGTTAATTAATAATATCTTATGTTTTGATATTACTTAAACATTTAGGTTAACTG from uncultured Methanobrevibacter sp. includes:
- a CDS encoding 50S ribosomal protein L11 methyltransferase, translated to MKFKTTPYHFDLLKDSDRLSGFLQAIKEYEGKNDLAYDLGCGSGVLSYFLSGYFKEIIAIEIEKSTFECAKENLSDFNSIHVVNSDVLVYDSDRKADLIVCEMMDTALIDEEEVPVLNHAKKFLKEDGKIIPRGIINSAELVDMQREYIHWDEQAKYDVLSNSIIYSEFDFLEDINPNFESEICFEVKKDGRVNGVKITTFTKLNDNLICGPTPMLNPPLLIPLEEASVKANDFINVKLKYIMGNGIESIQTELIKR
- the hycI gene encoding hydrogenase maturation peptidase HycI, with protein sequence MSFESQLKTFLDDFEKLIILGVGNELKCDDGVGPYIIKKLKDENIEDNEKLLFIDAKTVPENFTGKIRKENPSHLIIVDACLMDGKPGDMKIVNKKDFADIGISTHSMSLSFFVRYLEKDTEISIIFVGIEPKSMDYADKPTQNVENAANEFINTLKGIIL
- the nikR gene encoding nickel-responsive transcriptional regulator NikR, which gives rise to MMRISMSLPKKLLADFDEVLKERGYQSRSKGIRDALQDYIVRYQWMNSMEGQRIGIITIIYDHHYTGVMENLAEIQHSFRNEINTSMHIHMTDKYCMEIVVVNGDIAEIRDLTERIMRLKGVEHVKLTSTANGEDFNEPGHSHDHTHHHH
- a CDS encoding acetyl-CoA carboxylase biotin carboxylase subunit family protein → MKILFIGSRLYDDIDWYVKEKGIESVLTESNEEAINLDLPDQVFIVPRGMDGPKQVALMQNVDAIVPLIGIDPPLIDVAYMKEEVEKEHGIPVIAADVRAVELTSDKIKTKEFYNEIGVVTPNYQILNSPDELTLEFPVVLKQGQGQGGKDIKVAMSMEDVEDYFKEFDYALCEEFIEGSEISIEVLGFNGEFVALPPIYKGETTIEGTHPLNKVKTGPCMVEGLDNNLVQHTAYNVAKNLNSDGIFEMDFMYSPENDQLYAIEVNTRPNGTRYLTTATCGVNSLCELINMAIGEFSLADISDKLEYYYSTEIPIGNYCGPSPNEPVKSFEYNDFVVHGPEGYQRVTARANSKKELEDLVNKLT